A portion of the Sphingobacterium spiritivorum genome contains these proteins:
- the bcp gene encoding thioredoxin-dependent thiol peroxidase: MSTLEAGNKAPDFSAKNQNGETIHLSDFKGKKVILYFYPKDNTPGCTTEACNFRDNYQSLKKEGFEILGVSIDTASSHQKFTAKHDLPFQLLVDEDKSLVEKYGVWVEKNMYGKKYMGTARTTFVIDEKGNIEHIIKKVDNKNASQQIRDLYL, from the coding sequence ATGTCAACACTTGAAGCAGGAAACAAAGCACCGGATTTCAGTGCCAAAAACCAGAACGGGGAAACCATTCATCTTTCAGATTTCAAGGGCAAGAAAGTTATTTTATACTTCTACCCTAAAGACAATACTCCGGGTTGTACAACAGAAGCATGCAATTTCAGAGATAATTATCAATCGCTGAAAAAAGAGGGGTTTGAGATTTTGGGAGTCAGTATTGATACGGCATCTTCACACCAGAAATTTACAGCTAAACATGACCTTCCCTTTCAGTTGTTGGTAGATGAGGATAAAAGTTTGGTAGAGAAATATGGTGTATGGGTAGAAAAAAACATGTATGGTAAAAAATATATGGGTACAGCACGCACAACCTTTGTTATCGATGAAAAAGGAAATATCGAACACATCATCAAAAAGGTAGATAACAAAAATGCTTCCCAACAGATTCGGGATCTTTACCTTTAA
- a CDS encoding glycine--tRNA ligase → MSKQTDDFFKSVVSHAKEYGFVFQSSEIYDGLSAVYDYGQLGSELKNNLKTYWWKSMVQLNENIVGIDAAIFMHPTTWKASGHVDGFNDPMIDNKDSKKRYRADQLIEDKIARYEADGKTDKAAALLADLNKALNADDLAGLKTIIEEHNIVCPVSGTKNWTEVRQFNLMFATQMGAMADGAEQVYLRPETAQGIFVNFLNVQKTGRMKIPFGIAQIGKAFRNEVIARQFIMRMREFEQMEMQFFCRPGTEMEWYNKWKETRLKWHLALGFNPDNYRYHDHDKLAHYANAAVDIEFNFPFGFKEVEGIHSRTDFDLKQHQEFSKKKMQYFDTEINQNYIPYVVETSIGLDRLFLTVLCNSLVQEDLSTDEKQDSRVVLKFPPALAPVKAAILPLTKKDGLPEKAREIMATLKLDYNVQYDEKDAIGKRYRRQDAIGTPFCITVDHQSLEDNTVTIRDRDTMKQERVAIADLERIVSDLVGWNTLLKKLI, encoded by the coding sequence ATGAGCAAACAGACTGACGATTTTTTTAAAAGTGTAGTATCACACGCAAAGGAATACGGTTTTGTATTCCAATCAAGCGAAATATATGATGGCCTTAGCGCTGTATACGATTATGGCCAGTTAGGGTCTGAATTAAAGAATAACCTTAAGACGTACTGGTGGAAATCTATGGTACAGTTGAATGAAAATATTGTCGGTATTGATGCCGCCATTTTCATGCACCCGACCACATGGAAAGCTTCCGGTCACGTAGATGGATTTAATGATCCTATGATCGACAATAAGGATTCGAAAAAGCGTTACCGCGCGGATCAGTTGATCGAGGATAAAATAGCGCGTTACGAAGCTGACGGAAAGACAGATAAAGCAGCTGCTTTATTAGCAGATCTGAACAAAGCATTAAATGCAGATGATCTGGCAGGACTGAAAACGATCATCGAAGAACATAATATTGTATGTCCGGTATCCGGAACCAAAAACTGGACAGAAGTACGTCAGTTTAATCTGATGTTTGCAACTCAAATGGGAGCTATGGCCGATGGTGCCGAGCAGGTATATCTGCGTCCTGAGACTGCTCAGGGTATCTTTGTAAACTTCCTGAATGTGCAAAAAACAGGTCGTATGAAGATTCCTTTCGGTATCGCTCAGATTGGTAAAGCCTTCCGTAATGAAGTGATCGCACGTCAGTTTATTATGCGTATGCGTGAATTTGAACAAATGGAGATGCAGTTTTTCTGCAGACCGGGAACTGAAATGGAATGGTACAACAAATGGAAAGAAACACGTCTGAAGTGGCATTTGGCACTTGGTTTTAATCCGGATAACTACCGCTACCATGATCACGATAAATTAGCACATTATGCAAATGCTGCTGTAGATATTGAGTTTAATTTCCCGTTTGGATTTAAAGAGGTAGAGGGTATCCATTCCCGTACAGATTTTGACCTGAAACAACATCAGGAATTTTCTAAAAAGAAAATGCAATATTTTGATACGGAGATCAATCAAAACTACATTCCTTATGTAGTCGAGACCTCTATAGGACTTGACCGCTTATTCCTTACTGTATTATGTAACTCACTGGTACAGGAAGATCTTTCTACAGACGAAAAACAGGATTCTCGTGTAGTGCTGAAATTCCCTCCTGCTCTTGCTCCGGTTAAAGCAGCTATTTTACCGTTGACCAAAAAAGATGGTCTTCCGGAAAAAGCACGTGAGATCATGGCTACTTTAAAACTGGATTACAATGTCCAGTATGATGAAAAAGATGCTATCGGTAAACGTTACCGTCGTCAGGATGCTATCGGTACACCTTTCTGTATCACAGTAGATCATCAGTCTCTGGAAGATAATACCGTTACTATCCGTGACCGCGACACCATGAAGCAGGAGCGTGTAGCAATTGCGGATCTGGAAAGAATCGTAAGTGACCTGGTAGGCTGGAATACGTTATTGAAAAAGCTAATATAG
- a CDS encoding M64 family metallopeptidase, producing MYILRAFLLLAILSIVNLSSAQQYRIDTLQYQGTDKHIVNMVILADGYTATELDFFVEDAKRFNSYFFSTEPFRQYSSYFNVFAIRTPSEESGAIHKGVSNDCPKDDHGHGNMPARFNQYTRNTNVPTTNPKTIFGSSFDNMGLHRLVIPHHEEAIQKVLKDHMPNYSQVVILVNSPYYGGSGGKYATATVNAASNDIAVHEIGHSFAVLADEYWAGNQYAIEGPNRSQEADPTKVRWKNWIGTNGIGVYAYGSKASPSTWFRPHEFCKMQYLVAPFCNVCQETFVETIHKLTNPIKNTSPKSTHVLSADSVNKFSLNLIKPSPNTLDVKWILNGEQIDVDKEAIYINKGMFHSGMNELKAIVYDNTKLVRSEEHGKHTYTAVWNIQAEKETLLTKPVSTWGDTLETCFNGYQAISVKNPQSGITYQWYELPSGGEILRSTPNFVVPRSKESKTYYVESVWKDQVSARTAVTVRILPAIDPPKKVEIKKIKGSGKVLLLVDEKEDERYNYIWSYEDGKPLYEFDELGGEFVRPTGKNNTLTIKQSHKPLRIFVQKVDKETTCVSERLQVLVR from the coding sequence ATGTATATATTAAGAGCTTTCTTATTATTGGCTATCTTGTCAATTGTTAACCTCTCCTCTGCTCAGCAATACCGGATCGATACATTACAGTATCAGGGGACTGATAAACATATTGTGAATATGGTTATACTGGCCGATGGTTATACTGCAACAGAACTGGATTTTTTTGTGGAGGATGCAAAGAGGTTTAACAGCTATTTTTTCAGCACAGAACCCTTTCGTCAATATAGCAGTTACTTTAATGTATTTGCAATCCGTACGCCTTCAGAAGAATCCGGCGCTATTCACAAAGGTGTGAGCAATGATTGTCCGAAAGATGACCATGGACATGGAAATATGCCCGCTCGTTTCAATCAGTATACGCGAAATACAAATGTTCCGACTACCAATCCTAAAACGATCTTTGGAAGTAGTTTTGATAATATGGGATTGCATCGTTTGGTCATACCACATCATGAGGAAGCTATTCAAAAAGTACTGAAAGACCATATGCCAAACTACTCTCAGGTTGTGATTTTAGTGAATTCACCTTACTATGGAGGTTCCGGAGGGAAATATGCAACAGCTACAGTCAATGCTGCCAGTAATGATATTGCTGTACATGAGATAGGGCATTCTTTTGCCGTGCTGGCAGATGAATACTGGGCCGGAAATCAATATGCTATCGAAGGACCAAACCGTTCTCAGGAAGCGGATCCTACTAAGGTGAGGTGGAAAAACTGGATCGGTACAAATGGTATTGGTGTATATGCATACGGTTCTAAAGCTTCACCTTCTACCTGGTTCAGACCCCATGAATTTTGTAAAATGCAATACCTTGTAGCACCATTTTGTAATGTCTGCCAGGAGACATTTGTCGAAACGATTCATAAACTTACTAATCCTATTAAAAATACTTCTCCCAAATCTACGCACGTCCTGTCTGCAGATTCTGTCAATAAATTTTCACTCAATCTGATCAAGCCTTCTCCTAATACACTTGATGTAAAATGGATATTAAACGGAGAGCAGATAGATGTTGATAAAGAGGCAATCTACATCAATAAGGGAATGTTTCATTCCGGTATGAATGAACTCAAAGCCATTGTATATGACAATACGAAATTGGTGCGGTCAGAAGAACATGGCAAACATACTTATACTGCTGTGTGGAATATACAGGCCGAAAAGGAAACCCTACTGACAAAACCTGTGTCTACCTGGGGAGATACCCTGGAAACCTGCTTCAATGGTTATCAGGCCATCTCTGTCAAAAATCCTCAATCCGGAATTACCTATCAGTGGTATGAATTACCATCCGGTGGTGAAATTTTACGATCTACTCCGAATTTTGTTGTTCCGCGTTCAAAAGAAAGTAAAACGTATTATGTGGAGAGTGTTTGGAAGGATCAGGTATCTGCCCGTACTGCGGTGACTGTACGTATATTACCTGCAATAGATCCGCCAAAGAAAGTGGAAATTAAGAAAATAAAGGGATCTGGTAAAGTGCTGCTCCTCGTGGATGAAAAAGAGGATGAACGATATAACTATATCTGGAGTTATGAAGATGGGAAACCCTTATATGAATTTGATGAGTTAGGTGGTGAATTTGTGAGACCTACAGGTAAGAATAATACACTGACCATTAAACAGTCCCATAAACCCTTGCGGATATTTGTGCAGAAGGTAGATAAAGAAACAACCTGCGTAAGTGAACGATTACAAGTTTTGGTCAGATAA
- a CDS encoding helix-turn-helix domain-containing protein encodes MRIVQFTVPVPDQGSVCVQEDILPEFYGNYHRHKEIQLTYILKGKGTFLIGNFSHHFQEDEIFIVDADEPHMFKKADMVSEQANEKGIHAIHIFFDYHNFTSFLNLSEFDSVKSFLEHIQGSKKLTADYAVHLKSRFLDINAAEGTSRLLQFLDLVDYLSKKIELWTSLYTGIPQKKYSDAEGIRINDIFQYTFKHFAEKISLEQISSIAHMTPHAFCKYFKKHTRKTYVTFLNEIRVEQACKLLINGLSENVADIAFRTGFNNVVNFNRVFKKVTKLSPSDYLTTYKAKGL; translated from the coding sequence ATGAGAATTGTCCAGTTTACAGTTCCGGTTCCGGATCAGGGTTCTGTTTGTGTTCAGGAAGATATCCTGCCTGAATTTTATGGAAACTACCACAGGCACAAAGAAATCCAGCTGACCTATATTCTGAAAGGGAAGGGCACTTTCCTGATCGGAAATTTCTCCCATCATTTTCAGGAAGATGAAATCTTTATTGTAGATGCAGATGAGCCGCATATGTTCAAGAAAGCTGATATGGTTTCAGAGCAGGCAAATGAGAAAGGTATTCATGCGATTCATATCTTTTTTGATTACCATAATTTCACAAGCTTTCTGAATCTTTCCGAATTTGATAGTGTCAAGTCATTTCTGGAACATATACAGGGGAGTAAAAAACTAACTGCAGATTATGCTGTCCATCTGAAATCCCGATTTCTGGATATCAATGCCGCAGAAGGCACTTCCAGGCTTCTGCAATTTCTGGATCTTGTCGATTATCTGAGTAAAAAAATAGAACTGTGGACCTCACTCTATACCGGAATTCCGCAGAAAAAATATTCTGATGCAGAAGGAATACGTATCAATGATATCTTCCAATATACTTTTAAACATTTTGCAGAGAAGATCTCCCTGGAACAGATCTCGTCTATTGCACATATGACACCCCATGCTTTTTGTAAGTATTTCAAAAAGCATACACGTAAGACCTATGTAACTTTTCTAAATGAAATCCGTGTCGAGCAAGCCTGTAAGTTACTGATCAACGGACTGTCTGAGAATGTGGCCGATATCGCTTTCCGTACCGGATTTAACAATGTTGTGAATTTCAACAGAGTATTTAAGAAAGTAACCAAATTATCTCCAAGTGACTATCTGACGACTTATAAAGCCAAAGGATTATAA